Proteins found in one Cheilinus undulatus linkage group 9, ASM1832078v1, whole genome shotgun sequence genomic segment:
- the si:dkey-12e7.1 gene encoding uncharacterized protein si:dkey-12e7.1 → MTSTVTPSYCIMSPRKRPLVPVSSRRKTVDDYFPFNFLPVECQLHVLSFLNEVDKCSCALVCLSWSCLVRSWKLWRVADYSRRGVFHLGQERLLVSNREFERWKSWVHLYTHHLISRRASLLTLKASFDLGDHCNKWWELLSHLLDNVHCRDLSHLDLNWTCTLLEPLDLRVHSSSSSHQDSITKMDQVTSFQELLTKLTHSCPRISKMRLHFDWSDLSVSLLTQFQQLRVLELKSFWVFKGVTPSTLQTLTRSLPNLKSLTLNILVPLRNLGISYTLESQSLEFLDVSPSRGLVFNCLKLPALRELRAKKIIRGITLDRRTRLRIQSRWPCLYHVLREGTPKLQALNNERLLPTWREESYGELNAILGQSCYCIQHLDSWLW, encoded by the exons ATGACTTCTACTGTAACTCCATCATATTGCATCATGTCGCCACGAAAAAGACCTCTGGTTCCTGTCAGCAGCCGAAGAAAAACAGTTGACGACTACTTTCCATTCAACTTCCTGCCAGTGGAATGCCAGTTGCATGTCTTGTCCTTTCTGAATGAGGTGGACAAGTGTAGCTGTGCTTTGGTTTGCCTGAGTTGGAGCTGCCTGGTTCGCTCATGGAAGCTGTGGAGGGTGGCTGACTACTCTCGACGTGGTGTTTTCCATCTGGGTCAGGAGCGTCTGCTGGTTTCCAACCGTGAGTTTGAGAGGTGGAAATCCTGGGTCCACCTCTACACCCACCACCTTATTTCCCGCCGGGCCAGCCTCCTCACGCTGAAGGCCAGCTTTGACCTGGGGGATCACTGCAACAAGTGGTGGGAGCTGCTCAGTCACCTGCTGGACAATGTGCACTGTAGAGACCTCAGCCACCTGGACCTGAACTGGACCTGCACTCTTCTTGAGCCACTGGACCTCAGGGTCCATTCCAGCTCCAGTTCACACCAAGACAGCATTACTAAAATGGACCAG GTAACCAGTTTCCAGGAGTTGCTGACTAAACTCACCCACAGCTGCCCTCGCATCTCAAAGATGCGTCTACACTTTGACTGGTCTGATTTGTCTGTGTCCCTGCTTACCCAGTTTCAGCAGCTCAGAGTCCTCGAGCTAAAATCCTTCTGGGTCTTTAAAGGGGTGACTCCCTCAACTCTGCAGACTCTAACAAGATCCCTGCCCAACCTAAAGTCTCTGACTTTAAACATTCTAGTGCCACTGAGGAACCTGGGTATCTCATACACTCTGGAGTCTCAGTCTTTGGAGTTCCTGGATGTGTCACCAAGCAGAGGCCTGGTCTTTAACTGTCTGAAGCTGCCTGCTCTGCGTGAGCTTCGAGCCAAGAAGATCATCCGTGGCATCACACTGGACCGGAGGACCAGGCTGAGAATCCAGAGCAGGTGGCCCTGCCTGTACCATGTCCTCCGGGAGGGGACCCCCAAGCTTCAGGCTCTCAATAATGAGAGGCTTCTCCCCACATGGAGAGAGGAGAGCTACGGGGAGCTAAATGCAATCC